In a genomic window of Sulfurimonas denitrificans DSM 1251:
- the metK gene encoding methionine adenosyltransferase translates to MYLFTSEVVSPGHPDKCADIIADSIVDRLIIGDPKSRVASEVFVAGKHIIIGGEVTSKTRVTTEEYKKIVHDALVGIGYDGNPYFTKEECLHPEEVELQVLLNSQSPDINQGVDKEDGEVGAGDQGIMFGYADIETGNYMPSAITYARVLMEKVYNFAKENPSKLGVDIKTQVTMDYGKKENFENCKPQKIHTIVVSAPCVNTMDIKTVRTLIQSLIDEAGLPSELYNKNDCIVHINPTGKYVSHSSLHDSGLTGRKLIVDSFGGYAPIGGGAQSSKDYTKVDRSGLYAARWIAKHIVAAGLAKKALVQISYAIGVARPTSIAVDTYGTAIKGVDDDKLSEFVLQNFPLTPNWITRKFSLDYPSKETFLYADVAARGQVGQSDYPWEKLDELDKFEALK, encoded by the coding sequence ATGTATTTATTTACGAGTGAAGTAGTTAGCCCTGGACATCCAGATAAGTGTGCGGATATTATTGCAGATAGCATAGTTGATAGGCTCATTATTGGTGATCCAAAATCAAGAGTTGCGTCAGAAGTTTTTGTTGCTGGAAAACATATAATTATTGGTGGCGAAGTTACCTCAAAGACTAGAGTAACAACAGAAGAGTACAAAAAAATTGTTCATGACGCACTTGTTGGCATCGGTTATGATGGCAATCCATACTTTACAAAAGAGGAGTGTCTTCACCCAGAAGAGGTAGAGCTTCAAGTTCTTCTAAACTCCCAATCTCCAGATATAAATCAAGGTGTTGATAAAGAAGATGGTGAAGTTGGAGCAGGGGATCAAGGAATTATGTTTGGTTATGCGGACATTGAGACTGGGAACTATATGCCAAGTGCTATAACTTATGCAAGAGTTTTGATGGAGAAAGTTTATAATTTTGCAAAAGAAAATCCTTCAAAATTGGGTGTTGATATAAAGACTCAGGTGACTATGGATTATGGTAAAAAAGAGAATTTTGAGAATTGTAAACCACAGAAAATTCACACTATTGTAGTCTCTGCTCCATGTGTAAACACTATGGATATAAAAACAGTTAGAACCTTGATTCAAAGTTTGATTGATGAAGCTGGACTCCCAAGTGAGCTTTATAACAAAAATGATTGTATTGTCCACATAAACCCAACTGGCAAGTATGTCTCTCACTCATCACTGCATGATTCTGGACTTACGGGAAGAAAACTTATAGTTGACAGTTTTGGTGGATATGCACCAATTGGTGGTGGAGCGCAGAGCTCAAAAGATTATACAAAAGTTGATAGAAGCGGGCTTTACGCTGCTAGATGGATTGCTAAACATATAGTTGCTGCTGGACTTGCAAAAAAAGCACTTGTTCAAATCTCTTATGCCATAGGTGTAGCACGCCCTACTTCTATTGCGGTTGATACTTATGGAACGGCTATAAAAGGGGTTGATGATGATAAACTCTCAGAATTTGTACTACAAAATTTTCCATTAACTCCAAATTGGATTACTCGTAAATTTTCCCTTGATTATCCATCTAAAGAGACCTTTCTTTATGCAGATGTTGCGGCTCGTGGACAAGTTGGTCAAAGTGACTATCCGTGGGAAAAGTTAGATGAGTTAGATAAATTTGAGGCATTAAAATAG